The sequence AACGCTGTATAATTTGCTTGAGTTGGGCGGCTTGCACCACGCCAGCTTGTCGCCATTTCACTTGGCCGTTTTGGAACAAAATCAGCGTCGGGATACTTTGCACTTGGTAAGCAGCCGCCACCTTCGGATTTTTGTCCACATCTATTTTAATAATATTGGCATTGTCGCCCACCGAGTCTTTTACTTGCTCCAAAATCGGCTTCATGGCTCGGCACGGGCCGCACCAGTCGGCGTAAAAGTCCACTAATGTTGGCGTTGGGCTTTTGATAAGTTCAGAAAATGAAGTTGCCATAATGTGTTGGGGTTTTGTTTGTTCTAAGCCTTCAACAAAACTTTTTAAGCAAAAGTTACAGTTGCGTCCATTACTACTTCCGATTTCACGGAATTGGAAATTAAACAGGCTTTTTCGCTCATTGTCAGCACTTTTTGGGCGCGTTCGGGGCTTTCGCCTTCAGGCAACACTACGTGCGGTTTGAGCAAAACTTTAGTCATCATGAATTTGCCTTCTACTTTCTCCAGCGTGCCCGTGGCTTGGCTTTTGAACGATACAAAATTTAGTTTTGAGTTTTCGGCTACCGCCAAAAAAGTCGTCATCAGGCAGCTATTCACCGCCGCAACAAAAAAATGTTCGGGCGACCAAACGCCAGCAATGCCTTTCGGAAATTCGGGAGGCGTAACCACTTCCACAGTATTATCCAATTCAGGCGACGAAGCTACGCCTTTGCGGTCTTGTAGCCATTCAATATCAACATTATAAACGTGTGCAGATTCCATTGTTTTAAGAAAAT is a genomic window of Flexibacter flexilis DSM 6793 containing:
- the trxA gene encoding thioredoxin, translated to MATSFSELIKSPTPTLVDFYADWCGPCRAMKPILEQVKDSVGDNANIIKIDVDKNPKVAAAYQVQSIPTLILFQNGQVKWRQAGVVQAAQLKQIIQRFKS
- a CDS encoding OsmC family protein, whose protein sequence is MESAHVYNVDIEWLQDRKGVASSPELDNTVEVVTPPEFPKGIAGVWSPEHFFVAAVNSCLMTTFLAVAENSKLNFVSFKSQATGTLEKVEGKFMMTKVLLKPHVVLPEGESPERAQKVLTMSEKACLISNSVKSEVVMDATVTFA